One stretch of Daphnia pulicaria isolate SC F1-1A chromosome 8, SC_F0-13Bv2, whole genome shotgun sequence DNA includes these proteins:
- the LOC124311456 gene encoding uncharacterized protein LOC124311456, with amino-acid sequence MSSPPRSPSRGPIPLGNKTFYSRPTVWTRVYSSKSGTKGSFGTKPWDTTGFHFTKSPTQTNRKEPVSGCRWMQSRSWKTEWWSGPEIPLAITFSSTAASNCLTTLKTWTPAGCSVSWRHTTTCWTKRCRRCETAEGGASNNSSFTLVCRRTAITQARSTTRWSSITRPTGRPRST; translated from the exons ATGTCAAGTCCACCACGATCACCGTCAAGGGGGCCAATCCCGCTTGGGAACAAGACTTTCTATT CGAGACCAACTGTCTGGACACGGGTCTACTCATCGAAGTCTGGAACAAAGGGCTCATTTGGGACAAAGCCATGGGACACTACTGGCTTCCACTTCACCAAGTCCCCTACTCAAACGAA CAGGAAGGAACCGGTCAGTGGATGTCGCTGGATGCAGAGCAGATCATGGAAaacggagtggtggtcgggaCCCGAAATCCCACTGGCGATTACCTTCTCATCGACTGCCGCTTCGAATTGCCTTACG actCTGAAGACGTGGACCCCGGCGGGATGCAGCGTAAGTTGGAGGCATACAACCACGTGCTGGACCAAGAGATGTCGTCGATGCGAGACGGCGGAAGGCGGCGCCAGCAACAATTCCTCATTCACT CTGGTCTGTCGGAGGACAGCGATTACACAAGCGAGGTCAACTACCCGCTGGTCCAGCATCACGAGGCCAACGGGTCGGCCTCGCAGTACCTGA